One window from the genome of Cryptomeria japonica chromosome 6, Sugi_1.0, whole genome shotgun sequence encodes:
- the LOC131041276 gene encoding uncharacterized protein LOC131041276, whose protein sequence is MEERFSFAPPIGSSATWVVRPESWLPIETSLLQILLQRWQAEAVGFDVLLKCQLPGEDLDALVSIKSDEELESILEEYDSLPTKFRVFLFAKPANAFRPVTLSGLSMPPVAANERVTGASGGDMKGARATISPKPRILQGLENHSCSVRKATKESTLGFNCIWKNLYQGGVLVRYCAHPQFLVKY, encoded by the exons ATGGAGGAAAGATTCTCCTTCGCCCCACCGATAGGAAGCTCCGCTACGTGGGTGGTGAGACCAGAATCATGGCTGCCCATAGAGACATCACTTTTGCAG ATCTTATTGCAAAGATGGCAGGCAGAGGCGGTGGGTTTCGATGTGTTGCTCAAGTGCCAGTTGCCTGGTGAAGATCTCGATGCTCTTGTCTCCATTAAATCTGATGAAGAACTGGAAAGCATATTAGAGGAATATGAcagccttcccaccaaatttcggGTCTTCTTGTTTGCAAAACCCGCCAATGCATTCCGACCGGTTACGTTGAGCGGCCTATCAATGCCTCCAGTGGCGGCCAATGAAAGGGTTACAGGGGCCAGCGGTGGTGATATGAAGGGCGCAAGGGCCACTATTTCCCCTAAGCCGCGGATCTTGCAGGGTTTGGAAAATCATTCTTGTTCGGTGCGCAAGGCAACAAAGGAGTCAACACTTGGTTTTAATTGCATATGGAAGAATCTTTACCAGGGAGGAGTCTTAGTACGCTACTGCGCTCATCCACAGTTTCTTGTCAAGTATTAG